A single Capricornis sumatraensis isolate serow.1 chromosome 20, serow.2, whole genome shotgun sequence DNA region contains:
- the LOC138095914 gene encoding LOW QUALITY PROTEIN: zinc finger protein 665-like (The sequence of the model RefSeq protein was modified relative to this genomic sequence to represent the inferred CDS: substituted 1 base at 1 genomic stop codon), with protein MLENYRNLASLGLVVSKPDLVTFLEQMKTPWDVRRLAMPAIYTAVSSHNTHGLMSKNPRLENLIQKANLGIHERAHLGNEHLMKDQEYTGVCERPRRCLYGQKETETVSHNADTTAQRNEQCESNCRKHPFQLSTSAEQRISSSKGLNHFLKHTRSLKGNVENLESHPVSTANTHANHSEHRLRLHIHLSTSENQKFKNNGENLQYYQFEGSVSKGSLFFNQQTVSLCSKMCNVDNNGRELIPPSLFNTHHDTTNMEQLLTCNNTSQALSKSSTPNNYKNIYDGVRSHSCNENGCKTEQDSNPMKHQGPQSSDKDSKNSTWRNIFYQTSGLPLSESTHTGEKTYSCEYGDVSNQSSNLTQQQSIQNQQKSYKCKKCEKAFTNSSSLSRHRKIHTGEKHYKCTKCGKTFNQKPRLTEHQRIHTGEKPYKCEECGKAFSRNSAVTIHQRIHTGEKPYKCTECGKSFSHNSAVTQHQRIHTGERPYKCKDCGKDFCNHSGLNRHQRIHTGEKPYKCKDCGKDFSKHSRLTRHQRIHTGERSYKCKYCGKEFNHSSRLTYHQRIHTGEKPYKCTECGKSFSLNSALTEHQRIHTGERPYKCKDCGKDFCKHSGLIYHQRIHTGEKPYECKECGKAFSHPSSLVRHQRIHTGEKPYKCKDCGKEFNQWSGLTYHQRIHTGEKPYKCKDCGKEFNLCSGLTYHQTVHTGEKPYKCKECGKSFSHPSSLIRHQRTHTREKPYKCKDCGKEFNQWSGLTYHQRIHTXEKPYECTECGKSFSQNSHLTQHQRIHTGEKPYKCKDCGKAFRQHLCLFKHQVIHTGEKPYKCKECRKAFSHHSGLIQHQRIPTGEKPYKCKECGKAFIKHSHLTQHQRIHTGGKTLQM; from the exons ATGTTAGAGAACTACAGGAACCTGGCCTCCTTGG GTCTTGTGGTCTCTAAGCCAGACCTGGTCACCTTTCTGGAGCAAATGAAGACTCCCTGGGATGTAAGGAGACTGGCGATGCCAGCCATATACACAG CTGTGTCTTCTCACAACACCCATGGTTTGATGTCAAAGAATCCAAGATTAGAAAATTTAATCCAAAAAGCAAACCTAGGAATACATGAAAGAGCTCACCTTGGAAACGAACATTTAATGAAAGACCAGGAATATACGGGGGTATGTGAAAGACCCAGAAGATGTTTATATGGACAGAAAGAAACCGAGACAGTTTCACACAATGCAGACACTACTGCCCAAAGAAATGAGCAATGTGAGTCAAACTGCAGAAAACACCCATTTCAGTTATCAACATCTGCAGAGCAGCGTATCTCTTCAAGCAAAGGCTTAAATCATTTTTTGAAACATACACGTTCTTTGAAGGGAAATGTTGAAAATCTGGAAAGTCATCCAGTCTCTACTGCAAATACTCATGCAAACCACTCTGAACACAGGCTTCGATTACACATACATTTAAGCACGTCTGAaaaccagaaatttaaaaataatggggAAAACTTACAATATTATCAGTTTGAGGGATCTGTGAGCAAGGGGTCATTATTCTTCAACCAACAGACAGTGTCTCTCTGTTCCAAAATGTGTAATGTTGATAATAATGGAAGAGAGTTAATCCCACCATCATTGTTCAATACACATCATGATACGACTAATATGGAACAACTCCTCACGTGTAATAACACGAGTCAGGCCTTAAGTAAGAGCTCTACCCCCAATAATTACAAGAATATTTACGATGGAGTGAGAAGCCATTCATGCAATGAAAATGGGTGTAAAACTGAACAAGACTCTAACCCTATGAAACATCAGGGACCTCAATCTTCAGACAAAGATTCTAAAAATAGCACATGGAGGAATATCTTTTATCAAACATCAGGTCTTCCACTAAGTGAGAGTACACATACTGGAGAGAAGACTTACAGTTGTGAATATGGTGATGTTTCTAATCAGTCTTCAAATCTCACTCAACAGCAGAGTATTCAGAATCAGCAGAAAAGTTACAAGTGTAAGAAATGTGAGAAAGCCTTTACTAACTCATCCAGTCTAAGTAGACACAGGAA AATTCACACTGGGGAGAAGCATTATAAATGTACAAAGTGTGGCAAAACCTTTAATCAGAAGCCACGTCTTACTGAACACCAGAggattcatactggagagaagccttataaatgtGAAGAATGCGGAAAAGCCTTCAGTCGCAACTCAGCTGTTACTATCCACcagcgaattcatactggagagaagccttataaatgtaCAGAATGTGGGAAATCCTTTAGTCACAACTCAGCTGTTACTCAACACCAGCGAATTCATACTGGGGAGAGGCCTTATAAATGTAAGGATTGTGGCAAAGACTTTTGCAATCACTCAG GTCTTAATcgccatcagagaattcatactggagagaagccttataaatgtaagGATTGTGGCAAAGACTTTAGCAAGCACTCACGTCTTACTcgccatcagagaattcatactggagagaggTCTTATAAATGTAAGTATTGTGGCAAAGAATTTAACCACAGCTCACGTCTTACTtaccatcagagaattcatactggagagaaaccttataaatgtACAGAATGTGGGAAATCCTTTAGTCTCAACTCAGCTCTTACTGAACACCAGCGAATTCATACTGGGGAGAGGCCTTATAAATGTAAGGATTGTGGCAAAGACTTCTGCAAGCACTCAGGTCTTATTtaccatcagagaattcatactggagagaagccttatgaATGTAAAGAATGCGGAAAAGCTTTCAGTCACCCCTCAAGTCTTGTTCGACACcagcgaattcatactggagaaaagCCTTATAAATGTAAGGACTGTGGCAAAGAATTTAACCAGTGGTCAGGTCTTACTtaccatcagagaattcatactggagagaagccttataaatgtaagGATTGTGGCAAAGAATTTAACCTGTGCTCAGGTCTTACTTaccatcagacagttcatactggagagaagccttataaatgtaaagaatgtggaaaatccttcagTCACCCCTCAAGTCTTATTAGACACCAGCGAACTCATACTCgagagaagccttataaatgtaagGATTGTGGCAAAGAATTTAACCAGTGGTCAGGTCTTACTtaccatcagagaattcatacttgagagaaaccttatgaatgtaCAGAATGTGGGAAATCCTTTAGTCAGAACTCACATCTTACTCAACACcagcgaattcatactggagagaagccttataaatgtaagGATTGTGGCAAGGCATTTAGACAGCACTTATGTCTTTTTAAACATCAAGTAATCCATACGggagagaagccttataaatgtaaagaatgcAGAAAAGCCTTCAGTCACCACTCAGGTCTTATTCAACACCAGCGAATTcctactggagagaaaccttacaaatgtaaagaatgtggaaaagccttcatCAAGCACTCACATCTTActcaacatcagagaattcatactggaggaaaaaccttacaaatgtaa